The following are encoded together in the Vanrija pseudolonga chromosome 7, complete sequence genome:
- the ERG28 gene encoding Ergosterol biosynthetic protein 28, which yields MSSYLPPVPATGGVLPYWLLITSVASAYNVVQNYFTLKQSKEVYGGKPELMNPLAGRLFSAWTAMAAAVRFLAAYDISNKGLYDLAIVAFGVATFHFTTELLVFGTVKINRASIGPLVIGSSGVAWMLTQRSYYLGL from the exons ATGAGCTCTT acctCCCCCCTGTGCCCGCTACCGGCGGCGTCCTGCCCTACTGGCTGCTCATCACgtcggtcgcgtcggcgTACAACGTGGTCCAGAACTACTTTACCCTCAAGCAGAGCAAGGAGGTGTACGGCGGCAAGCCGGAGCTGA TGAACCCCCTTGCTGGACGCCTCTTCTCCGCATGGACCGCCATGGCCGCCGCGGTGCGCTTCCTCGCCGCATACGACATCAGCAACAAGGG CCTGTACGACCTCGCCATTGTCGCGTTCGGCGTCGCCACGTTTCACTTCAccaccgagctcctcgtcttTGGCACGGTCAAGATCAACCGCGCCAGCATCGGCCCGCTCGTCATTGGCT CCAGCGGAGTCGCATGGATGCTCACTCAGCGCTCGTACTACCTCGGCCTGTAA